In Anopheles gambiae chromosome 2, idAnoGambNW_F1_1, whole genome shotgun sequence, a single window of DNA contains:
- the LOC133391163 gene encoding vitellogenin-A1-like, translated as MIAKLLLLTLVGLCTAYQYSYEYEFPSSRPFNKTGFEFGAWEPNKEYVYNVTTKTMTALPDLEDYWTGIVTHGYLVIRPKDHNYVVAYIDRPTYAAFNEYLPRGYRTELSRFNLKWQPMPFSSKPFGIYYNKGAVKGFYVEKTVPNHEVNMLKGWVSQLQLDTQGAYVIKSEFNQFPENNTLTGVYKTMEPSVTGECETLYDVNPVPEFHFQSHKEWVPQPQWLEEDQHVFHVVKSRNFDHCEQRMGFHFGFSGFSDFKPNTNQMGNIMTKSEVTQMYLTGNWYNYTIQSVSTVNKVVVSPSLVNSQKAMVYAQVNMTLNEITPYDKYPEGPADDRQVFVDLVYSYNMAHDKNNFVRPANETDDSSSSSSSSSSDSDSDSSSSSDSSSSSSEEEAENFKISPAEQYKKQAKEVERRGNRNRRDLNAFKEKQYYEAYKRDQYRLRKQNDTSSDSSSSDDSSSSSSSSSSSESDEHDFYSSSESDSDSLSSEEFYQPIPESMKDAPQTPFLPYFTGYKGYSVQYAHNVDASRYAYKLAYEIADELQEISQVPKSNTLNKFTILARVLRTMHYQDIYDVCQKLFVSQKEREEGSNHSESFAKKVDAWNTFRDALAQAGTPPAFKVIKELIEEKKLRGDEAASVIATLPKTIRYPTETVMHEYFLLVTSNAVQHQEYLNTTALISYCDFLNRAQVNNRSAYNYYPVYSFGRLADADYKIVAHKVVPWFARQLREAVKAGDSVKVQVYIRCLGHLGHPEILNVFEPYLEGKIPVTHFQRLAFIVALDRLVENYPRLARSVLFKVYQNTGDAHEVRCAAVYLLIRTKPPVYMLQRMAEQTHYDPSTYVRAAVKTALESASEADEFDDDYEFSQNAQAAVKHLNPRDFSLQYSGTFLRDFAFKELELSYRMYFSQIAADDHYVPSGFFFHLRKNMGGLKRFSTFYYLISSMETFFDLLDKQYDSYNKHQEYKSSDYYYKYYKQYPHLFKDYFSQYNKNHKYQNDYYEQFGNKNQEEFQKWSTTRIAKLLNIDPEEAEELEGQFMFQIFNGERFFAFNNQTIEQFPSLVKKYFEDFEDGFAYNMTKFYQQNVVTMAFPLATGLPFHYSLKTPTLMKFEFEASATTYPSIFKTPTGYPEKENDDFIHMPRWFNGSADVNMAYSRLVDAKVGFITPFDHQRYVAGYQKKFQGYLPFSFDFGFDFENNDFEVNVQPLEPKKDVLLFHMSSWPYTGYKDIADLRPMAEQPSVHILHDRAQTTKSFEQSFGQSLTGVALRFQAKYDKDFIDYAYLMKHIEQHDYWSALVYPFASETYHYHQFNLYYDAQRTSVKNVKFVLQHKQADYDQDFQTADVKHPKSRHGYSGFYNEYNYAQPFVYYAGSQRRQEQFMRNAGAGIRNSDVNVYDFGIVFEGKQQKAEFVFTTAYADSPVDEKERLLMFLSFSPYVSSSAFFEFIPFSGKQFQMCFSATNQYPNMPKLNFLNVLNFDKVGSMNWELAYGEKCQGGSHVSMKGKLIQSEPYRHFLRISEAGQSCKQQMDQGYFQLPACQNATRQAGYFDQYSFNFEYKDVSNYAKNLTYQFFDYARYFTFPYWNEDYFFQGKHNQFQIDFQLAPYFDYYNASFYGSDRSFAIQNYPIESEYARYFFSVHPDFDYYERMFNYAYRGNYHPSCAVSNKFVNTFDGKTYDYELGNCWHVVLHTVKPDYYFYAQDSHFMNSDYEYNWKNGFGEDEQITILARHGEDNQLFLKAILGQYKQNDYNIDIIPHGHELPMVYINGKPQQIHEKYAVEMYTNDDGGDQPLIRVYALPGNELEISFRDDDIKIVFDGYRARFFADQSYFNNFVGLCGTNNGEGEDDFITPDQCVMRKPEYFAASYALTGMNCSGPAQAYFTEYHQKAQQHCVKPQYYFGNVISEQEAGRQRYNYYYKDFDLSDSSSSESSSSSDESDDSNSSSSEERKPNREHFFEKQQYTEKECPVKYQAQYVEQGDKICFTSRPLPTCASQCKATEKAPKYVDVHCRDATDSVAQLYKQQIRKGVNPDMSNKSVTKTVKFFLPKKCVHVY; from the exons ATGATTGCGAAGTTACTCCTCCTCACGCTTG TGGGGTTGTGTACGGCGTACCAGTACTCGTACGAGTATGAGTTCCCCTCCTCTCGCCCGTTCAACAAGACGGGCTTCGAGTTCGGTGCCTGGGAACCGAACAAGGAGTACGTGTACAACGTGACGACGAAAACCATGACCGCTCTGCCGGACCTCGAGGACTACTGGACCGGCATTGTGACGCACGGCTATTTGGTGATCCGTCCCAAGGATCACAACTACGTCGTTGCCTACATTGACCGTCCGACGTACGCGGCGTTCAACGAGTATCTGCCCCGTGGATACCGCACTGAACTGTCGCGCTTCAACCTGAAATGGCAGCCGATGCCATTCAGCTCGAAGCCCTTCGGAATCTACTACAACAAGGGAGCCGTCAAGGGCTTCTATGTTGAGAAGACGGTCCCCAACCACGAGGTCAACATGCTCAAGGGCTGGGTCAGCCAGCTGCAGCTGGACACCCAGGGAGCGTACGTGATCAAGTCGGAGTTCAACCAGTTCCCGGAGAACAACACCCTCACCGGTGTGTACAAGACCATGGAGCCATCGGTGACCGGCGAATGTGAAACCCTTTACGACGTCAACCCAGTCCCGGAATTCCACTTCCAGTCCCACAAGGAATGGGTTCCTCAGCCCCAGTGGCTCGAGGAGGACCAGCATGTGTTCCATGTTGTCAAGTCCCGCAACTTTGACCATTGCGAGCAGCGCATGGGCTTCCACTTTGGCTTCAGCGGGTTCAGCGACTTCAAGCCAAACACCAACCAGATGGGTAACATCATGACCAAGTCGGAAGTGACCCAGATGTATCTGACCGGCAACTGGTACAACTATACCATCCAGTCGGTGTCCACCGTCAACAAGGTTGTGGTCAGCCCGTCGCTGGTCAACAGCCAGAAGGCTATGGTCTACGCTCAGGTCAACATGACGCTCAATGAAATCACGCCCTACGATAAGTACCCCGAAGGCCCAGCTGACGATCGTCAGGTCTTCGTCGACCTGGTGTACAGCTACAACATGGCTCATGATAAGAACAACTTCGTTCGTCCGGCCAACGAGACCGATGactcttcgtcgtcgtcgtcgtcgtcgtcttcggaTTCCGACTCTGACTCGTCCAGCTCTTCGGACTCGTCCAGCTCTAGCTCGGAGGAGGAAGCGGAAAACTTCAAAATCAGCCCGGCTGAGCAGTACAAGAAGCAGGCTAAGGAAGTCGAGCGTCGTGGAAACCGCAACCGTCGTGATCTGAATGCCTTCAAGGAGAAGCAGTACTACGAAGCGTACAAGCGCGACCAGTACCGTCTGCGTAAGCAAAACGACACCTCGTCCGACTCGTCTAGCTCCGATGATTCTTCGTCCAGCAGCTCTTCGTCCAGCTCTTCGGAGTCGGATGAGCACGACTTCTACAGCTCTTCCGAGTCCGACTCCGACTCGCTGAGCAGCGAGGAGTTCTACCAGCCGATCCCGGAAAGCATGAAGGATGCCCCTCAGACTCCCTTCCTTCCCTACTTCACTGGATACAAGGGATACAGCGTGCAGTACGCCCACAACGTCGATGCCTCTCGCTACGCCTACAAGCTGGCCTACGAGATCGCCGACGAGCTGCAGGAAATCTCCCAGGTCCCCAAGTCGAACACGCTGAACAAGTTCACCATTTTGGCCCGTGTTCTGCGCACCATGCACTACCAGGACATCTACGACGTTTGCCAGAAGCTGTTTGTTTCGCAGAAGGAACGCGAAGAGGGCAGCAACCACAGCGAGTCGTTCGCCAAGAAGGTTGACGCCTGGAACACTTTCCGCGACGCTTTGGCCCAGGCCGGTACCCCGCCTGCCTTCAAGGTGATCAAGGAGTTGATCGAAGAGAAGAAACTGCGTGGTGATGAAGCTGCCAGCGTCATCGCTACTCTGCCCAAGACCATCCGCTACCCGACCGAAACGGTGATGCACGAGTACTTCCTGCTGGTGACGTCTAACGCTGTCCAGCATCAGGAGTACCTGAACACCACCGCTCTCATTTCCTACTGTGACTTCCTGAACCGTGCCCAGGTCAACAACCGTTCGGCCTACAACTACTACCCGGTGTATAGCTTCGGCCGTTTGGCTGATGCCGACTACAAGATCGTGGCTCACAAGGTTGTGCCGTGGTTCGCGCGCCAGCTGCGTGAAGCCGTCAAGGCTGGTGACAGCGTGAAGGTGCAGGTGTACATCCGCTGTCTTGGACATTTGGGACACCCCGAGATCCTGAACGTTTTCGAACCGTACCTGGAAGGCAAGATCCCAGTGACCCACTTCCAGCGTCTGGCTTTCATTGTCGCTCTGGACCGTCTGGTCGAGAACTACCCGCGTCTGGCTCGCTCTGTGCTGTTCAAGGTGTACCAGAACACCGGAGATGCCCATGAGGTCCGTTGTGCCGCAGTGTACCTGCTGATCCGCACGAAGCCCCCGGTATACATGCTCCAGCGTATGGCTGAGCAGACCCACTACGACCCGAGCACGTACGTCCGCGCTGCCGTCAAGACCGCTCTGGAGAGCGCTTCCGAGGCTGATGAGTTTGATGATGATTACGAGTTCTCCCAGAACGCACAGGCCGCTGTCAAGCACCTGAACCCCCGTGACTTTAGCCTGCAGTACTCTGGTACTTTCCTGCGTGATTTTGCCTTCAAGGAGCTTGAGCTCTCGTACCGCATGTACTTCTCCCAGATCGCTGCTGACGACCACTACGTCCCGAGCggcttcttcttccacctgCGCAAGAACATGGGTGGCCTGAAGCGTTTCTCGACCTTCTACTACCTGATCTCGAGCATGGAGACGTTCTTCGATTTGCTCGACAAGCAGTACGACAGCTACAACAAGCACCAGGAGTACAAGTCTAGCGACTACTACTACAAGTACTACAAGCAGTATCCGCACCTGTTCAAGGACTACTTCAGCCAGTACAACAAGAACCACAAGTACCAGAACGATTACTACGAGCAGTTCGGAAACAAGAACCAGGAGGAGTTCCAGAAGTGGTCCACCACCCGCATCGCCAAGCTGCTGAACATCGATCCCGAGGAGGCTGAGGAGCTGGAGGGTCAGTTCATGTTCCAGATCTTCAACGGAGAGCGCTTCTTCGCCTTCAACAACCAGACCATTGAGCAGTTCCCGAGCCTTGTGAAGAAGTACTTCGAGGACTTCGAGGATGGTTTCGCCTACAACATGACCAAGTTCTATCAGCAGAACGTTGTCACCATGGCCTTCCCGCTGGCCACCGGTCTGCCATTCCACTACAGCCTGAAGACCCCGACTCTGATGAAGTTCGAGTTCGAGGCCTCTGCCACCACCTACCCGAGCATTTTCAAGACCCCCACTGGATACCCCGAGAAGGAGAACGACGACTTTATCCATATGCCCCGTTGGTTCAACGGATCCGCTGATGTGAACATGGCCTACTCTCGCCTGGTTGATGCCAAGGTTGGCTTCATTACGCCCTTCGACCACCAGCGTTATGTCGCCGGTTACCAGAAGAAGTTCCAGGGATACCTGCCATTCAGCTTCGACTTTGGCTTCGACTTTGAGAACAACGACTTTGAAGTGAACGTGCAGCCGCTGGAGCCCAAGAAGGACGTGCTACTCTTCCACATGAGCTCGTGGCCGTACACCGGATACAAGGACATCGCCGATCTGCGCCCGATGGCCGAGCAGCCGAGCGTGCACATTCTGCACGATCGCGCCCAAACCACCAAGTCGTTCGAGCAGTCGTTCGGTCAGTCGCTGACCGGCGTTGCTCTGCGCTTCCAGGCCAAGTACGACAAGGACTTCATCGACTACGCCTACCTGATGAAGCACATTGAGCAGCACGACTACTGGTCTGCGCTGGTCTATCCGTTCGCCTCGGAGACCTACCACTACCATCAGTTTAACCTGTACTACGATGCTCAGCGCACCAGCGTGAAGAATGTCAAGTTTGTGCTGCAGCACAAGCAGGCCGACTACGACCAGGACTTCCAGACCGCCGACGTGAAACACCCGAAGAGTCGCCACGGATACTCTGGATTCTACAACGAGTACAACTACGCCCAGCCCTTCGTCTACTACGCCGGAAGCCAGCGCCGACAGGAGCAGTTCATGCGCAACGCTGGTGCCGGTATTCGCAACAGCGACGTCAATGTCTACGATTTCGGAATCGTGTTCGAGGGCAAGCAGCAGAAGGCTGAGTTCGTGTTTACCACCGCCTATGCCGACAGCCCAGTCGACGAGAAGGAGCGTCTGTTGATGTTCCTGTCCTTCAGCCCGTACGTGTCGTCCAGTGCCTTCTTCGAGTTCATTCCGTTCTCTGGCAAGCAGTTCCAGATGTGCTTCTCGGCCACCAACCAGTACCCGAACATGCCCAAGCTCAACTTCCTCAATGTTCTCAACTTTGACAAGGTCGGAAGCATGAACTGGGAGCTGGCATACGGTGAGAAGTGCCAGGGAGGATCGCACGTCTCGATGAAGGGTAAGCTGATCCAGTCGGAGCCCTACCGCCACTTCCTGCGTATCTCCGAGGCTGGCCAGAGCTGCAAGCAGCAGATGGACCAGGGATACTTCCAACTGCCCGCATGTCAAAACGCCACTCGCCAGGCCGGATACTTCGATCAGTACTCGTTCAACTTTGAGTACAAGGATGTCTCGAACTATGCAAAGAACCTGACCTACCAGTTCTTCGACTACGCTCGTTACTTCACCTTCCCGTACTGGAACGAGGACTACTTCTTCCAGGGCAAGCACAACCAGTTCCAGATCGACTTCCAGCTGGCTCCGTACTTTGATTACTACAACGCTTCCTTCTACGGATCTGACCGTAGCTTCGCTATCCAGAACTACCCGATCGAAAGCGAATACGCCCGTTACTTCTTCTCCGTCCACCCCGACTTTGACTACTACGAGCGCATGTTCAACTACGCTTACCGCGGAAACTACCATC CATCTTGCGCTGTGTCGAACAAATTCGTCAACACCTTCGATGGAAAGACCTACGACTATGAGCTTGGCAACTGCTGGCATGTTGTGCTGCACACCGTCAAGCCTGACTACTATTTCTACGCCCAGGACTCGCACTTCATGAACTCGGACTACGAATACAACTGGAAGAACGGCTTCGGAGAGGATGAGCAGATCACCATCCTGGCCCGTCACGGCGAGGACAACCAGCTCTTCTTGAAGGCTATCCTTGGCCAGTACAAGCAGAACGACTACAACATCGATATCATCCCCCACGGACACGAGCTCCCGATGGTCTACATCAATGGCAAGCCCCAGCAGATCCACGAGAAGTACGCCGTCGAAATGTACAccaatgatgatggtggcgatCAGCCGCTGATCCGCGTCTATGCCCTGCCTGGCAACGAGCTGGAGATCAGCTTCCGCGATGACGACATCAAGATCGTGTTCGACGGATACCGTGCCCGTTTCTTCGCCGACCAGTCGTACTTCAACAACTTCGTCGGTCTTTGCGGTACCAACAATGGCGAAGGAGAGGACGACTTCATCACCCCCGACCAGTGCGTCATGCGCAAGCCTGAATACTTTGCCGCTTCGTACGCGCTCACCGGCATGAACTGCAGTGGGCCAGCTCAGGCCTACTTCACCGAGTACCACCAGAAGGCTCAGCAGCACTGCGTCAAGCCCCAGTACTACTTCGGCAACGTCATCAGCGAGCAGGAAGCCGGACGTCAGCGttacaactactactacaagGACTTTGATCTTTCGGACTCATCCTCGTCCGagtcttcgtcgtcgtcggatGAATCTGATGATTCCAACTCGTCCTCGTCGGAAGAGCGCAAGCCAAACCGTGAGCACTTCTTTGAGAAGCAGCAATACACCGAAAAGGAGTGCCCCGTGAAATACCAGGCTCAGTACGTCGAGCAGGGTGACAAGATTTGCTTCACTAGCCGTCCGCTCCCAACTTGCGCTTCGCAATGCAAGGCTACCGAGAAGGCTCCCAAGTACGTCGATGTCCACTGCCGTGACGCTACCGATTCCGTGGCTCAGCTGTACAAGCAGCAGATCCGCAAGGGAGTCAACCCGGACATGAGCAACAAGTCGGTCACCAAGACCGTCAAGTTTTTCTTGCCCAAGAAATGTGTGCACGTCTACTAA